CCAGCATTGTGAAATTGATCAACTAAAACACCTGTGAGGAATCTGACGGCATACATAATCTACACTGGAGGTGTTAGTGTCTGACTTAAAAATTGAAGAAGGATCATGGAGGAAAAAAGCAGCTGCAACAGTGGTCAGGAATTCCTGGGACTACGCTTCACTATAGACTACCTGCTGTACAACAAGGACAGTAAGACCATGAGAGAGGAGCCAACGTGTTCTCCAGACCTCTCACCGCAGACCTCTCACCGCCCAGTGGAGACGCAGAGGCCTGACATTCTGTCAGAGAGAGAAGGCATAGCACTTGGGAGGCATGAGATGGTtccagaaagagagggagaagagtcagaggaggagaatgaagaggaggagggggggaaaGGAGAAGCCCATGAGCTGACTACTACAGACCGCCTACAGGACAAACCCACCCAGTCCTACATTGCCCTTATCTCCATGGCTATTCTAGCTTCAGAGGAGAAAAAGCTATTGCTGTGTGATATCTACCAGTGGATCATGGATAACTACCCATACTTCAAGAGCAAGGTATGTCCAAGCGATTCCATTCCAGGTCAATTTCAAGTTGAATATTTGTCTGAATTAGGGTTGGGACCAGTTtcaattcattaaatgcaatttcaattcattttataTATGGACTGAATTTAACTGGAATTTATATTGTTGACTCCCTATTTTGGCAATAACCAATTACTGTAAGTCCAATCACTTTAACTGGATTACAGGAGATAAAACACTCACAGGACAAAAACACTGACTAGCAAGTGGAGTGTTTCCAAAACTTAAAGCACTCTTTTGGGACATTATTCACATTCTCCACTCTAGTCAAAGGACAGGATCTAAAAATAATCACCTTgaagaaaatatgtttattttctcttttcactATATTCCCATTGTTGACCTGTTGAAACAAGGTGGATGACCAATAATGAGGGTAATTGCTGTATGCTAGGGTGATCCTGTTGTTGCATAGAAGGTCAAATGATAACCTTTAAGGCTATAGGGTTAATCCTGTTTATTGCTGCAACTGGCTAAGAACTAAAACTAGGTCTTCAACAGGTGTAACAGCAGGTTTACCTGATGGAATTAGTAGAGTTTGACAAGATGAAAATAGTGGTTCCAGGTGGCAACCAACTCAAACAACCTTGTCCAAACATCCCCTTGACTACCATGACCACAGGGGTAAAAGGTAACTCTTAAAGTAACtgagtaactgaaaggttgtaATTTCGAATCCTAGAGCCGGTTGGAAACCAGTTTCTCAATCTACCttttgagcaaggcacttaactcTTAACTGAATGCATGAATCAGTACAAATATGAACCTTTTTTCACAGGAGCAGTTCCCCCGACCTTGGCaccaattaaataaaatgtatggcaaaTTGTTATACACAGGTTTTTATCATTAAAGCATTCATGTGCCCTCTGGATTGAACAGCGATGAAACAGCATTTACTTTTTAATCTCTTCAGGAACATTTTATGTTGAAACATTTCTGTCTCAGGATCACATACTCACCCTTAAtgtcacatacagtatgtaaacgTCATTGTCGTTGTACAGGATAAGAACTGGAGGAACAGCGTCAGACACAACCTGTCCCTGAATGAGTGCTTTATGAAGGCAGGTCGGAGTGACAACGGCAAGGGTCATTTCTGGGCCATCCACCCTGCTAGCTTCCAGGACTTTTCCAAAGGGGACTATCATCGCCGACGGGCTCGCCGCAGGATCCGAAGAGTAACGGGACAACCTCCCTATGACCTGCACACCCCATACTTCCCTCTCCACAGGCCCAGAGGGGCGCCTTGTCTGTGCTGCTCCCCGGCCCAACTTCTCTCCCAGGCCCACCCGCTGTCCTCCCTCTCAGCCAGGATCTACTGGAGCTGGGCCAGCCTGCAGGCCAGACGACACCTGGCCCTCCACGCTCCGGTTCATTAGCACCACAAAGAGTTGATCTTGGCCTGTTCTTTGCATTACTGATGGCTGAGAGAGCTGTAGTGAGTACGACTGTGACACATCTGTGGCTGGCTGGCACAAATGAAAGTACTGAAGCATCAAAGAATGATATTGCACTATTTATTGAGTGAAACGTAATAAAGCTATACCTGTATACAGTATCCCTTTTGATTAGTAGATCTACTGTATATGAAGAAAACTTTTTGTAAATATACTAATAAACATAATGTGTTATTTTCTATACTGAACGTtgtacaatttaaataaataaaaactctCAACCATCAATACGTCAATGACTTCTATGAAAGAGAAATGAGACCGTACACAGAATTATTTATGATACCGcaaataaatgttactttaaagTAACACATCTATACAGAATATTGTAATCCACAGATTACTGTCTGTGCTGTTAGATGACTAAACAGAAGTTTATCAAAGAATGCATTTTGTGCAACAGGGGTGCAGTGTatcgtgtgtgcgcgtgtacgtttgtgtgtgcttttgtgttGTTGTATGTCCCTGGTCGTGCCTGTGTGTGGATACTGGGTGTCAAAAGTGATCCCACTCCTGACGCCCATCCTGGTTTTAGATGCTAATTAGTCAGAGCTTCCAGGATTCCAAATCTTGTGCCCTAAGTCCAAAGAGACTAAAGCAGGCTTCCGGGATAAGCACCCGGATAATCCCAGAGATCCCAAGGAGTTTCGAAAAATAGGAAGCTTATCACACAGTGTAATCTGTAACCGCTCCTGTGGTGAAGAGCCACTGCGGGTGGTAAGGAAAGAGGGGAGggaaaaggggggagagaggggaagtcAACATTGTTAACAGGAAGAAAAAGGGCATACAAGTCCAATTAAACTGGTTTGGAAAAGGGTGATAGAATATGCACCAATAACAAGTTATTGTTTTTCCAGGTCTGACAATGTGTAAAGGCTTGGAACACCATCTTTAATTCCCAAAGGTGAAAAACATCTTGAgtctttttcatttcattcagtCTTTTTCATAGTATTGTTAAATCATCATCAGAGTAATATCTGGAAATAAATGATTATCAttcaaaataacagtcaatCATAAGCTGTCAGTTATTCTTTCAACAGTACATTCCAACGTGATTTCAAAGGTTGACATTTAAATCCAAATATctgcctgttgttttttttgagAGGATTAGGTCAGAGATCGACTTTTCAGGCTGCTTGTTCATCTCAACTCTTGTGAGGTTTTTATTCTACTAAGTCTTTAACTCCAGACATGTGGATTagattcttatttttttttagaaatacaATGAATGTGTCTATAGGAAAAGGTAAAAATACAGTAGACTAAATGCTTCTAAAACCAAATTATTTCTATGTCTATTAGAGCTATGACAAATCCAC
The nucleotide sequence above comes from Esox lucius isolate fEsoLuc1 chromosome 8, fEsoLuc1.pri, whole genome shotgun sequence. Encoded proteins:
- the foxq2 gene encoding forkhead box Q2 gives rise to the protein MEEKSSCNSGQEFLGLRFTIDYLLYNKDSKTMREEPTCSPDLSPQTSHRPVETQRPDILSEREGIALGRHEMVPEREGEESEEENEEEEGGKGEAHELTTTDRLQDKPTQSYIALISMAILASEEKKLLLCDIYQWIMDNYPYFKSKDKNWRNSVRHNLSLNECFMKAGRSDNGKGHFWAIHPASFQDFSKGDYHRRRARRRIRRVTGQPPYDLHTPYFPLHRPRGAPCLCCSPAQLLSQAHPLSSLSARIYWSWASLQARRHLALHAPVH